The following proteins are encoded in a genomic region of Sorangiineae bacterium MSr12523:
- a CDS encoding TetR/AcrR family transcriptional regulator has product MARVARPYHHGDLRNALLAEAAKVVETDGVAALTLRELARRLGVSHAAPTNHFPDKDALLAELAAQGFDELARDLEAGAHGRSPEVRLRELGRAYVRFALRRPGHYRVMFGRGFAKESRTRLAEAGDRAFSTLQQAVTAAMPPTRARSAQRVREACFLACSVVHGAAMLLLDGPLAPHLSISPDDEAAVSELIDQATASVSTAIREGR; this is encoded by the coding sequence GTGGCTCGCGTTGCACGTCCATACCATCACGGCGATCTTCGGAACGCGCTGCTCGCCGAGGCGGCGAAAGTCGTTGAAACGGATGGCGTCGCGGCCCTGACGTTGCGCGAGCTCGCACGGCGGCTCGGTGTCTCACATGCGGCCCCGACGAACCACTTTCCCGACAAGGATGCGCTGCTTGCCGAGCTCGCCGCGCAAGGCTTCGACGAGCTCGCACGCGATCTCGAGGCGGGTGCGCATGGCCGGTCCCCGGAGGTTCGGCTTCGGGAGCTCGGACGCGCGTACGTGCGCTTTGCACTGCGCCGTCCAGGGCATTACCGCGTCATGTTCGGGCGCGGCTTTGCGAAGGAGTCACGCACGCGCCTCGCCGAAGCGGGCGACCGCGCGTTTTCGACGCTGCAGCAAGCCGTCACCGCGGCCATGCCGCCCACGCGCGCGCGCTCCGCTCAGCGCGTCCGCGAGGCGTGTTTCCTTGCCTGCTCCGTCGTGCACGGCGCCGCCATGCTCCTTCTCGACGGCCCCTTGGCGCCGCATCTATCGATTTCGCCCGACGACGAGGCTGCCGTGTCGGAGCTCATCGATCAAGCGACGGCGTCGGTGTCCACCGCCATCCGCGAGGGGCGCTGA
- a CDS encoding dipeptidase codes for MSLSRVTRRHFVQFASGIALSGCAGQGRDAQAADRAPGPKAAFDDGIIFDGSGGIGRYEWDPPLTASEIQDGLRSGLTCVSITVDDVTNSEHSFDHTMQTISVRLREIAAHPESLMLVRNAADVRAAKATKRVGFIFAFQGATALGPALEHFDLLYGLGVRVMQLTYNTRNLLGDGCLEAGNAGLSTLGRRAVERMNTSRVLIDVSHCGQRTTAEAIELSKQPIAITHTGCSAVVNHPRNKRDEELKRCADKGGVAGIYFMPFLRAQGQQMAADVIAHLEHAINVCGEDHVGIGSDGSVSTVNINDPAYVQEFRKEVEERRKKGISAPGEDPNVFPLCPDLNTPQKFRILRDKLRARGHGQARLDKIMGGNFARLFADVCG; via the coding sequence ATGTCCTTGAGTCGAGTGACCCGGCGTCATTTCGTGCAGTTTGCATCCGGAATTGCGCTTTCCGGTTGCGCAGGGCAGGGCAGGGATGCTCAAGCCGCGGACCGAGCGCCCGGTCCGAAGGCGGCCTTCGACGACGGAATCATCTTCGATGGCAGCGGCGGCATTGGCCGTTACGAATGGGACCCGCCGCTGACCGCATCCGAGATCCAAGATGGATTGCGCTCGGGTCTGACGTGCGTGAGCATCACGGTCGACGATGTGACCAACAGCGAGCACTCGTTCGATCACACGATGCAAACGATCTCCGTGCGCCTTCGGGAAATTGCTGCCCATCCCGAGTCGCTCATGTTGGTGCGCAACGCGGCGGATGTGCGAGCTGCCAAAGCGACGAAGCGCGTCGGCTTCATTTTCGCATTTCAAGGTGCCACCGCACTGGGGCCTGCGCTCGAGCATTTCGATCTGCTGTACGGCCTTGGTGTCCGCGTGATGCAGCTCACGTACAACACGCGGAACCTCCTCGGCGACGGCTGTCTCGAAGCGGGGAATGCGGGACTCAGCACACTCGGGCGACGCGCCGTCGAGCGAATGAACACGAGCCGCGTCCTCATCGATGTGAGCCATTGCGGCCAGCGCACGACCGCCGAGGCCATCGAGCTCTCGAAACAGCCCATTGCCATCACCCATACGGGTTGCTCCGCCGTCGTCAATCATCCACGCAACAAGCGGGACGAAGAGCTCAAACGATGCGCCGACAAAGGCGGTGTGGCCGGCATCTACTTCATGCCGTTTCTGCGCGCGCAGGGACAGCAAATGGCCGCCGACGTCATCGCGCACCTCGAGCATGCCATCAACGTGTGCGGCGAGGACCACGTGGGCATCGGCTCCGACGGGAGCGTCTCCACGGTGAACATCAACGATCCCGCCTACGTGCAGGAGTTTCGCAAGGAAGTCGAGGAGCGTCGAAAGAAAGGGATCTCCGCGCCCGGCGAAGATCCCAATGTCTTTCCGCTGTGCCCCGATCTGAATACGCCGCAAAAGTTTCGAATCCTGCGCGACAAACTTCGCGCGCGCGGTCATGGTCAAGCGCGGCTCGACAAGATCATGGGTGGCAACTTCGCCCGCCTCTTCGCCGACGTTTGCGGCTGA
- a CDS encoding helix-turn-helix transcriptional regulator — translation MKRRSLQGDNCPIARSLDTIGDWWSLLIVRDALRGRRRFGDFQKSLGLAKNILAARLRKLVADGVMELVPASDGSAYQEYVLTEKGRDLFVILAALRQWGERYLFAPGECDNFLVDAERGEKVAPLRILSKDGRALTPADVTVANRPSPSRTRRTR, via the coding sequence ATGAAGCGCCGTAGCCTGCAGGGCGACAACTGCCCCATCGCTCGATCGCTGGACACGATTGGCGACTGGTGGTCGCTCCTCATCGTGCGCGACGCGCTTCGGGGCAGGCGCCGCTTCGGCGATTTTCAAAAGAGCCTCGGGCTCGCGAAGAACATCCTCGCCGCGCGTCTGCGCAAGCTCGTGGCCGACGGCGTGATGGAGCTCGTGCCTGCGTCGGACGGAAGTGCCTACCAGGAATACGTCCTCACCGAGAAAGGCCGCGATCTGTTCGTCATCCTCGCGGCCCTGCGACAGTGGGGCGAGCGTTACCTGTTCGCGCCGGGCGAATGCGACAACTTTTTGGTCGACGCCGAGCGCGGAGAAAAGGTGGCCCCGCTCCGCATCCTCTCGAAAGACGGCCGCGCGCTCACGCCCGCCGACGTCACCGTCGCCAATCGCCCTAGCCCATCCAGGACTCGCCGCACACGCTGA
- a CDS encoding serine protease, with amino-acid sequence MNRSVMFAMMTMLSVAAGCSASSPTESVGASSDPVIGGVDATEAYSFIVSLKTSDGGHYCGGSLVAPQWIVTAQHCIEGSRLVAARIGSNNKDEGGELIDIEKTYGFRSSGYVLGGDDIALVKLKSPAQATPIKIAESAPAAATDARLLGWGDTSWPPETDPVILQQIDLQVLANSRCPNSRNAAKGVCISGSPTQAICHGDSGGPALVKSNDAWILVGATSGVGNTSEPHCGGTTAYSGTAQHLSWIRQHIDS; translated from the coding sequence ATGAATCGATCCGTGATGTTTGCGATGATGACGATGTTGTCCGTGGCAGCAGGTTGCAGTGCATCGTCCCCCACCGAGTCGGTGGGTGCGTCGAGCGACCCTGTCATCGGCGGTGTGGACGCGACCGAAGCCTATTCCTTCATCGTGTCACTGAAAACGTCCGATGGCGGCCATTACTGTGGTGGAAGCTTGGTGGCTCCGCAATGGATCGTCACCGCACAACACTGCATCGAGGGAAGCCGTTTGGTGGCTGCCCGCATTGGCTCGAACAACAAGGATGAAGGCGGAGAGCTGATCGACATCGAAAAGACGTATGGTTTTCGCTCGAGTGGCTACGTGCTTGGAGGCGACGACATCGCGCTGGTGAAGTTGAAGAGCCCCGCCCAAGCGACGCCCATCAAAATCGCGGAAAGCGCTCCCGCCGCAGCCACGGACGCCCGCCTTTTGGGTTGGGGCGACACCAGCTGGCCTCCGGAGACGGATCCCGTCATTTTGCAGCAAATCGATCTCCAGGTTCTCGCGAACAGCCGCTGCCCGAATTCGCGAAACGCCGCAAAGGGTGTGTGCATTTCGGGATCACCGACCCAAGCCATTTGCCACGGCGACTCCGGTGGTCCGGCATTGGTGAAGTCCAACGACGCATGGATCCTCGTTGGCGCCACCAGCGGAGTGGGCAATACCAGCGAACCTCATTGCGGCGGAACGACGGCTTACTCGGGCACGGCCCAGCACCTTTCGTGGATTCGCCAGCATATCGATTCTTGA
- a CDS encoding multidrug effflux MFS transporter gives MSALIAITALAIDMSLPAQPTLVREFRTISDHAQLTLSVFLMGYAMGQPIAGYLADARGRRGVLLTGLVVFSLAGFACAASTSLRLLIAWRFVQGLGAASGTVVAQAMVRDTHTEAGAARVFARMIAILALAPTLAPLVGGQLLAYAGWRAIFVTLGLCGAVLAALSALTLNETLEARHPPSLGGMATGMLQFVRTPATRLPACIVALSFACQFAFISASPFVLLEGYRVHPSHFAIYFGATAVALMLGSAWGARLLGKGLAPRHVVAFGAYALLGGGLLALALVHAPATGALGLVLPMLACFFGLGLMSPSATAMAMAPVPAIAGTASAILGLLEMSAGSLSGYLNAKIGGADARILALQIACLAVACTAITFAMRETGKGQTRL, from the coding sequence ATGTCGGCCTTGATTGCCATCACGGCGCTGGCCATCGACATGAGTTTGCCGGCCCAGCCGACCCTCGTTCGCGAATTCCGCACGATATCCGATCACGCACAGCTGACATTGAGCGTGTTTTTGATGGGCTACGCGATGGGCCAACCCATCGCGGGATACCTCGCCGATGCCCGCGGGCGGCGAGGGGTTCTCCTGACGGGGCTCGTCGTCTTCTCGTTGGCGGGATTTGCCTGCGCCGCGTCCACCAGCCTCCGCCTCTTGATTGCATGGCGCTTCGTTCAAGGGCTCGGCGCCGCGTCCGGCACGGTGGTTGCCCAGGCAATGGTTCGGGACACGCACACCGAAGCAGGCGCTGCGCGTGTCTTCGCGCGCATGATCGCGATACTTGCCCTCGCCCCCACGCTCGCTCCGCTGGTGGGCGGGCAGCTCCTGGCGTACGCGGGATGGCGTGCGATTTTCGTGACCCTGGGTCTTTGCGGCGCGGTGCTCGCAGCCCTCAGCGCACTGACCTTGAACGAGACACTCGAAGCGCGGCATCCGCCTTCGCTGGGCGGGATGGCGACGGGCATGCTGCAATTCGTTCGAACGCCGGCCACCCGGCTGCCCGCGTGCATCGTCGCGCTCTCGTTTGCGTGTCAGTTTGCATTCATTTCCGCCTCGCCCTTCGTTCTCCTCGAAGGCTACCGGGTCCATCCGTCTCACTTTGCCATCTATTTCGGTGCCACCGCCGTCGCGCTCATGCTTGGCTCGGCATGGGGAGCTCGCCTCCTGGGAAAGGGTCTCGCACCACGGCATGTCGTGGCCTTCGGGGCCTACGCGCTTCTCGGCGGCGGGCTGCTTGCGCTCGCGTTGGTGCATGCGCCTGCCACGGGAGCGCTAGGCCTCGTGCTTCCCATGCTCGCCTGTTTCTTTGGACTCGGACTCATGAGCCCGAGCGCCACCGCGATGGCCATGGCGCCAGTTCCGGCCATCGCGGGGACGGCTTCGGCCATCCTGGGCCTTCTCGAGATGAGCGCGGGCTCGCTGTCCGGCTACCTCAACGCGAAAATCGGCGGTGCAGATGCGAGGATCCTCGCGCTGCAGATCGCTTGCCTGGCAGTTGCGTGTACAGCCATCACGTTTGCGATGCGAGAAACCGGAAAGGGGCAAACTAGGCTATAA
- a CDS encoding DUF1554 domain-containing protein has product MRKRIIVAMLSFSVGSILAAGCGLDEGGFSLASEDGSPGPRPDTGTSNPPVDGGGIGDAKGDVSSGHDAGACAACPPQTVCVENACGAARRVFVSSTQSTAAFGGVSGADTKCQNLADGMKLGGNWRAWISDQINSPSARFAKANVPYRLLDGTLVADNWSDLTDGALDHGIDRDEKGNLVDDAEVWTGTTASGGVTGDHCNNFSSESPTGYLATVGNTTLLANWTARYKQFCNRTDVRIYCFEQ; this is encoded by the coding sequence ATGCGGAAACGCATCATCGTGGCCATGCTTTCGTTCTCAGTGGGCAGCATCCTCGCTGCGGGGTGCGGACTCGACGAGGGCGGATTTTCCCTGGCCTCCGAGGATGGATCGCCTGGCCCCCGCCCCGATACGGGTACGTCGAATCCGCCCGTCGACGGCGGCGGCATCGGCGATGCGAAGGGCGACGTGTCGAGCGGCCATGACGCGGGAGCATGCGCCGCATGCCCGCCGCAAACGGTGTGCGTGGAGAATGCGTGCGGCGCCGCCCGGCGCGTTTTCGTATCGAGCACGCAATCGACGGCAGCCTTTGGCGGAGTATCCGGCGCCGACACCAAGTGCCAGAATCTTGCAGATGGAATGAAATTGGGCGGAAATTGGCGAGCGTGGATCTCGGATCAGATCAACTCACCGTCCGCTCGTTTCGCAAAGGCCAACGTTCCCTATCGTTTGCTCGACGGAACGCTCGTTGCGGACAATTGGAGCGATCTGACCGATGGCGCGTTGGACCATGGCATCGACCGCGATGAAAAAGGCAATCTCGTGGACGACGCCGAAGTGTGGACCGGTACGACGGCGTCGGGCGGCGTCACCGGGGATCATTGCAACAATTTCAGCAGCGAAAGCCCCACGGGCTACCTGGCAACGGTGGGAAATACCACCTTGCTCGCCAACTGGACGGCTCGATACAAGCAATTTTGCAATCGCACCGACGTGCGCATTTACTGCTTCGAACAATGA
- a CDS encoding AMP-binding protein encodes MVILRGPSRSLPPRIRSMGGLLERLLADPHLESRVCAIDAESEATLSFGELARASAHIARAHIAFADDTRIGICMNPSLEAIITVAGIVRRGLTYVALDPSLPPERLAWIARDSGIDIVLGEGRPVFPTGTVPWRSFHDVMNGPAPSASQLPMRATEEDAFCILYTSGSAGKPKGVRIPHRAVLNRIHWQWASVPFDEAGEVACAKTSLAFVDSIAEWWAPLLRGVPLVTLPKRFLMSPEKTVAVLQRFHVTRLILVPSLLRVLVDHILASGEIPTSLKHVVASGEVLPPDLGRDFFRAFDGSRCTLSNYYGSTEVMGDVLTQSFRGIEDIHRYGDGSRVAIGRPIDNTTLILHDVDAQGVGEMVFAGAGVASGYLGTPAGTNGPGQFVAPASLGIELPDAEICFRTGDRGKLLADGSVVYVGRDDSQVKIAGNRFALDEVEAILRNHCACKQPVVALDGDTVVAFLSRDEQPVNLDRASMARWLPGYAIPRIVRVDELPFLPGSGKIDRQRLLQMHRATRIRIESTDIVPARRALIEVMEELGIEAPSDPSAWQSDFFAVGGTSMNAISAICKLRSRSFDVSMESFLAAASLEEIVATLALRPGGQQGARSPSAFDVVPAAELDEASAIRLVTASFLEDETLLTMLHGHHPERMAICDSEMKALLRAMWPYFLHDGISFGIERQGQLAGICLNLDEEHPPQELPNMKLVGMIVEFLTEVERVPLARLLANGTEKVLHGFVVAVARSAISSPAERVRAMLFMEEELIRRAREKGYRAIIATNTNELTQDTAEHVLGYTVEAVVDHLADWASPNHGGARPFSGADPQRSNVVKVCAKRL; translated from the coding sequence ATGGTCATCCTACGAGGCCCTTCTCGAAGTTTGCCGCCGCGCATTCGAAGCATGGGGGGCCTTCTCGAGCGGCTGCTCGCAGACCCGCACCTCGAATCGCGTGTCTGCGCCATCGATGCCGAATCCGAGGCAACGCTTTCCTTCGGTGAATTGGCCCGGGCGAGCGCCCATATCGCACGAGCCCATATCGCGTTCGCCGACGACACGCGTATCGGTATTTGCATGAACCCGTCCCTCGAGGCCATCATCACGGTGGCCGGGATCGTGCGGCGGGGCCTGACCTACGTCGCCCTGGACCCGAGCCTTCCGCCGGAACGCCTCGCATGGATTGCGCGTGACAGCGGCATCGACATCGTCCTTGGTGAGGGACGCCCCGTCTTTCCGACGGGCACCGTCCCGTGGCGGAGCTTTCACGACGTCATGAATGGCCCGGCGCCGTCCGCATCGCAATTGCCCATGCGTGCAACCGAGGAGGACGCCTTTTGCATCCTCTACACCTCCGGCAGCGCCGGAAAGCCGAAGGGTGTACGCATCCCTCATCGCGCAGTCTTGAACCGAATTCATTGGCAATGGGCGTCGGTTCCCTTCGACGAAGCCGGCGAAGTCGCATGTGCAAAGACGTCGCTCGCATTCGTCGATTCGATTGCCGAATGGTGGGCCCCGTTGCTCCGCGGCGTCCCATTGGTCACGCTCCCAAAGCGCTTCCTGATGTCGCCCGAGAAAACCGTGGCGGTGCTCCAGCGATTCCACGTGACCAGGCTCATTCTCGTTCCATCCCTCCTTCGCGTTCTGGTGGACCACATCCTCGCATCGGGCGAAATACCGACTTCGTTGAAGCATGTCGTCGCCAGCGGCGAAGTCTTGCCGCCCGATCTGGGACGCGATTTCTTTCGTGCCTTCGACGGGTCCCGCTGCACCTTGAGCAATTATTACGGCAGCACCGAGGTCATGGGCGACGTTCTCACGCAATCTTTCCGCGGCATCGAGGACATCCATCGATATGGCGATGGCAGCCGCGTGGCCATTGGACGGCCCATCGACAACACCACGTTGATCCTGCACGATGTCGACGCCCAGGGGGTCGGCGAAATGGTCTTCGCCGGTGCGGGCGTCGCGTCGGGATATCTCGGGACCCCGGCGGGTACCAACGGCCCGGGCCAGTTCGTCGCGCCCGCATCGCTGGGAATCGAACTCCCGGATGCCGAAATCTGCTTTCGAACCGGCGACCGCGGAAAACTGCTCGCGGACGGATCCGTCGTGTACGTGGGGCGCGACGATAGCCAGGTAAAAATCGCTGGGAATCGTTTCGCCCTGGATGAGGTCGAGGCGATCTTGCGAAATCATTGTGCATGCAAGCAACCGGTCGTCGCATTGGACGGGGACACCGTCGTCGCATTTCTGAGCCGCGACGAGCAGCCGGTGAACCTGGACCGCGCGAGCATGGCAAGGTGGTTACCCGGGTATGCCATTCCGCGCATCGTTCGAGTGGACGAACTGCCCTTCCTGCCCGGCTCGGGAAAAATCGATCGGCAGCGATTGTTGCAGATGCACCGGGCCACGCGCATCCGAATCGAGTCCACCGATATCGTCCCGGCGCGCCGGGCGTTGATCGAGGTGATGGAGGAGCTGGGCATCGAAGCCCCCTCCGATCCCAGCGCATGGCAAAGCGACTTCTTCGCCGTGGGCGGCACGTCGATGAATGCGATTTCGGCCATTTGCAAATTGCGAAGCCGCTCGTTCGATGTATCGATGGAATCGTTCCTGGCGGCGGCGAGCTTGGAAGAGATCGTCGCCACATTGGCTCTCCGACCCGGGGGGCAGCAGGGAGCGCGTAGTCCGAGTGCTTTCGACGTCGTCCCGGCGGCCGAGCTGGACGAAGCCTCGGCGATTCGTCTCGTAACGGCGAGTTTCCTGGAGGACGAGACCCTGCTCACCATGCTTCATGGTCACCACCCCGAACGAATGGCCATTTGCGATTCCGAGATGAAGGCACTGCTTCGCGCCATGTGGCCTTATTTCTTGCATGATGGAATCTCGTTTGGCATCGAACGACAGGGCCAATTGGCCGGCATTTGTTTGAACCTCGACGAGGAGCATCCGCCGCAGGAACTACCGAACATGAAGCTGGTCGGTATGATTGTCGAGTTCCTGACCGAGGTCGAACGCGTCCCGCTGGCCCGCCTTCTCGCGAATGGAACCGAGAAGGTCCTGCACGGATTCGTGGTCGCCGTGGCTCGGAGTGCGATTTCGTCGCCGGCGGAGCGGGTCCGGGCGATGCTCTTCATGGAGGAAGAGCTGATTCGGCGCGCCCGGGAAAAAGGATACCGGGCCATCATCGCAACCAACACGAACGAGCTTACCCAAGACACCGCCGAGCACGTGTTGGGATACACCGTGGAAGCCGTGGTGGATCACCTGGCCGACTGGGCCAGCCCGAACCACGGCGGAGCCCGTCCCTTCTCCGGCGCGGACCCGCAGCGCTCCAACGTGGTGAAGGTCTGCGCGAAGCGACTGTGA
- a CDS encoding TetR/AcrR family transcriptional regulator — protein sequence MPRIVRERQDVIPALAEVFREHGFEGASLSIIGERTGLGKGSLYHFFPGGKDEMAAAVLADVSAWFEGNMFEPLRSEEDPRKGLARMLTAVETYFQSGMRICLVGAFALGDARDRFAETIHVYFAAWRDALARTLVRTGLDRKAARERAEEIVATIQGAIVLARALDDPASFRRAMRRIRAIV from the coding sequence ATGCCCAGAATCGTTCGAGAGCGCCAAGACGTCATTCCCGCATTGGCCGAAGTCTTTCGCGAGCACGGCTTCGAAGGGGCGAGTCTATCGATCATTGGCGAGCGCACCGGGCTTGGAAAGGGAAGCCTCTACCACTTCTTTCCGGGAGGAAAAGACGAGATGGCCGCCGCCGTCCTCGCCGACGTCAGCGCGTGGTTCGAAGGCAACATGTTCGAACCGCTGCGTAGCGAAGAGGATCCGCGAAAGGGCTTGGCGCGCATGCTCACCGCCGTGGAAACGTATTTCCAATCGGGAATGCGCATTTGCCTCGTCGGAGCCTTTGCCCTCGGCGACGCGCGGGATCGTTTCGCCGAGACCATTCATGTCTATTTTGCCGCTTGGCGAGACGCGCTCGCTCGGACGCTGGTACGAACGGGGCTCGATCGAAAGGCGGCGAGGGAACGCGCCGAGGAGATCGTGGCGACCATTCAGGGAGCCATCGTCCTGGCGCGTGCGCTGGACGATCCGGCATCGTTTCGCCGGGCGATGCGCCGCATTCGGGCCATCGTGTGA
- a CDS encoding nuclear transport factor 2 family protein encodes MSTARPPVPPFSLETAIQKVRLAEDAWNTRDPERVALAYTEDSRWRNRSEFFAGRRAIVEFLGRKWAKEHEYRLIKELWAFHGDRISVRFQYEWRDDAGNWFRAHGNEQWEFDSNGLMRRREASINDVPIPEADRKFTWPLGPRPADFPGLTELGL; translated from the coding sequence ATGTCCACTGCGCGTCCTCCCGTTCCGCCGTTTTCACTCGAGACCGCCATCCAGAAAGTCCGCCTGGCCGAAGACGCATGGAACACCCGGGATCCCGAGCGCGTCGCGCTGGCGTACACCGAAGATAGCCGCTGGCGAAACCGGTCCGAGTTCTTCGCCGGGCGCCGCGCGATCGTGGAGTTTCTCGGCCGCAAATGGGCCAAGGAGCACGAGTATCGTCTGATCAAGGAGCTCTGGGCCTTTCACGGCGACCGCATTTCCGTGCGCTTCCAATACGAATGGCGGGACGATGCAGGAAACTGGTTCCGCGCCCACGGCAACGAACAATGGGAGTTCGATTCGAACGGATTGATGCGCCGCCGCGAGGCGAGCATCAATGACGTTCCCATTCCGGAGGCCGATCGCAAGTTCACCTGGCCGCTGGGCCCGCGCCCGGCGGATTTTCCAGGGCTCACCGAACTTGGTCTCTGA
- a CDS encoding class I SAM-dependent methyltransferase — protein MDNKNVSGPEALFQMLQAHHVTAVLTTAIDLGLFAAVHDGAHDAAAIAAKIQCPERTTRVVAEALAVLGLLTKDGERYSLGPIAAEHLVPGKPQYLGGVSSIMGSEHLWRAMTHLKESVKAGGSVLPEHAETPQLPFWEIFAKSTVGMSVPAAMAIQGILAPWLASRSAPTALDVAAGSGTYGFTLVKENPALRATLLDWPNVLVETRQMAGRLGVDSSRVQFIEGNLFEAPFGGPYDVIVMSHILHHFEPTVCQSLLKKAAAALKPDGKLVIHDFLIDGDNPAARMFSITMLGTTKKGQAFASSDYGAWSKAAGLGAFKVYPAAGLPSSIMVAERG, from the coding sequence ATGGACAACAAGAACGTATCGGGGCCGGAGGCGCTATTTCAGATGCTTCAGGCACATCATGTAACCGCTGTCCTCACGACGGCCATCGACCTGGGGCTGTTTGCCGCCGTCCACGACGGAGCGCACGATGCGGCGGCGATTGCAGCCAAGATCCAGTGTCCGGAAAGGACCACGCGCGTCGTGGCCGAGGCCCTTGCGGTGCTCGGGCTTCTGACCAAAGATGGGGAGAGGTATTCCCTCGGTCCCATCGCCGCCGAGCACCTCGTGCCCGGCAAGCCGCAATACCTCGGCGGCGTCTCGAGCATCATGGGATCGGAGCACCTTTGGCGTGCCATGACGCACCTGAAAGAATCGGTGAAGGCGGGCGGCAGCGTCCTTCCGGAACACGCCGAAACCCCGCAGCTTCCGTTTTGGGAGATCTTTGCCAAAAGCACCGTCGGTATGTCCGTTCCGGCGGCCATGGCCATTCAGGGCATCTTGGCGCCGTGGCTCGCATCGCGTTCGGCGCCCACCGCGCTCGATGTCGCTGCGGGCAGCGGCACCTATGGCTTCACGCTGGTGAAGGAAAATCCCGCGCTGCGGGCGACGTTGCTGGATTGGCCGAATGTGTTGGTCGAGACGCGTCAGATGGCAGGTCGCCTTGGGGTCGATTCCTCGCGCGTCCAGTTCATCGAGGGGAACCTCTTCGAGGCCCCGTTCGGCGGACCTTACGATGTCATCGTCATGAGCCATATCCTTCATCACTTCGAACCGACGGTCTGTCAGTCCTTGTTGAAGAAGGCCGCTGCGGCCCTGAAGCCCGATGGAAAGCTCGTCATCCACGACTTTTTGATCGACGGCGACAACCCGGCAGCACGGATGTTTTCCATCACGATGCTCGGCACGACCAAAAAAGGCCAAGCGTTTGCCAGCTCGGATTACGGGGCGTGGAGCAAAGCGGCCGGCCTTGGCGCATTCAAGGTGTATCCGGCAGCGGGCTTGCCAAGTTCCATCATGGTGGCCGAACGAGGATGA
- a CDS encoding SDR family oxidoreductase — translation MSNQRKLEGKTALITGGNSGLGLATARLFIQEGAKVAITGRDQASLDAAVKELGPHAVASRTDVTDPAGREQLVASLRERFGKLDIVFANAGISGNTPVGSTEQKAFESVIDINVTAVFFTVQSALPLLRDGASIILNGSVIASLGSPGYAAYAASKGAVSSMARVLAAELSPRNIRVNVVVPGPIRTPIWARGRGEEGARAIEPYLASMVPLGRMGEAEELAKAVLFLASTDSSFVQGTELFVDGGSVGVPSGWPRNLVR, via the coding sequence ATGTCGAATCAGCGGAAGCTCGAAGGCAAAACAGCGCTCATTACGGGCGGAAACAGTGGACTCGGACTCGCGACCGCGCGCCTGTTCATTCAGGAGGGCGCCAAAGTGGCCATCACCGGGCGCGACCAGGCGTCGCTGGACGCGGCCGTCAAGGAGCTCGGGCCCCATGCGGTAGCGTCCAGGACGGACGTCACCGATCCCGCCGGGCGCGAGCAGCTGGTGGCGAGCCTGCGCGAGCGATTCGGAAAGCTCGACATCGTCTTTGCCAATGCGGGCATCAGCGGCAACACCCCGGTGGGTTCGACGGAACAGAAGGCGTTCGAGTCGGTGATCGACATCAATGTCACCGCGGTGTTCTTCACCGTTCAATCGGCACTGCCGCTTTTGCGCGACGGAGCGTCCATCATCCTCAATGGCTCGGTCATCGCTTCGCTCGGAAGCCCGGGGTACGCGGCTTACGCCGCCAGCAAAGGCGCGGTCAGCTCGATGGCCCGAGTCCTGGCCGCGGAGTTGAGCCCGCGCAATATCCGTGTGAACGTGGTCGTCCCCGGACCGATTCGCACCCCCATTTGGGCACGGGGCCGAGGCGAAGAGGGGGCGCGCGCCATCGAGCCGTACCTCGCAAGCATGGTACCGCTCGGGCGAATGGGAGAAGCCGAGGAACTCGCAAAGGCGGTGCTTTTCCTCGCGTCCACCGATTCTTCGTTCGTCCAAGGCACGGAGCTCTTCGTCGACGGCGGTTCCGTGGGCGTGCCCTCCGGCTGGCCGCGCAATCTGGTGAGGTGA